The following proteins are co-located in the Parafannyhessea umbonata genome:
- the prfB gene encoding peptide chain release factor 2 codes for MTEISREDIEGLSERLDKVEAYLHVDEKRGKVAELEKLSAEPGFWEDAEGASRTMEQLTRAKEDVVAIDSARSELEDVKAALELGEETGDEDLLAEAGSTLERLVSDLGELELSTWFTGEFDHGDAIVTVTPGQGGLEAQDWCDMLFHMYLRYCERRGWKVDVNDAPVADVIGIDRATFTVSGRNAYGMLRAEQGVHRLVRISPTDDKKRRQTTFAGVEVLPVLPDDVTVDIDPQDLRIDVYHATGHGGQGVNTTDSAVRITHIPTGTVVTCQNERSQIQNKAIAMGILRSRLYERELAKREAEIDELRGPKRDIGFGNQIRSYVLYPYKMVKDLRTGIETGNVDAVLKDGDLDPFVIGYHRWRVGGGGE; via the coding sequence ATGACTGAGATCTCCAGAGAAGACATCGAGGGGCTATCCGAAAGGCTCGACAAGGTGGAGGCCTACCTCCATGTGGACGAGAAGCGCGGCAAGGTGGCCGAGCTCGAGAAGCTGAGCGCCGAGCCCGGGTTCTGGGAGGATGCCGAGGGCGCGAGCAGGACCATGGAGCAGCTGACGCGCGCCAAGGAGGACGTCGTGGCCATCGACTCCGCACGCTCGGAGCTCGAGGACGTGAAGGCCGCGCTTGAGTTGGGCGAGGAGACCGGAGACGAGGACCTTCTCGCCGAGGCGGGCTCGACGCTGGAGCGGCTGGTCTCGGACCTCGGGGAGCTGGAGCTCTCCACGTGGTTCACGGGGGAGTTCGATCACGGTGACGCCATTGTGACGGTGACGCCCGGGCAGGGCGGTCTCGAGGCGCAGGACTGGTGCGACATGCTGTTTCACATGTACCTGCGCTATTGCGAGCGGCGTGGCTGGAAGGTGGACGTGAACGACGCCCCCGTGGCGGACGTCATCGGCATCGACCGGGCGACGTTCACGGTATCCGGCCGGAACGCCTATGGCATGCTGCGTGCGGAGCAGGGCGTGCACCGGCTGGTGAGGATATCTCCCACCGACGACAAGAAACGCCGTCAGACCACGTTTGCGGGCGTGGAGGTTCTGCCAGTGCTGCCGGACGACGTGACCGTGGACATCGACCCCCAAGACCTGCGGATAGACGTCTACCACGCGACGGGCCACGGCGGACAGGGGGTCAACACCACCGACTCCGCGGTGAGAATAACGCACATACCCACCGGCACGGTCGTCACGTGCCAGAACGAGCGCAGCCAGATCCAGAACAAGGCCATCGCGATGGGCATCCTGCGCAGCCGCCTGTATGAGCGCGAGCTCGCGAAGCGCGAGGCCGAGATCGACGAGCTGCGCGGCCCGAAGCGCGACATAGGCTTTGGCAACCAGATCAGGAGCTACGTCCTGTATCCGTACAAGATGGTGAAGGACCTGCGGACGG